From a single Brassica napus cultivar Da-Ae chromosome C9, Da-Ae, whole genome shotgun sequence genomic region:
- the LOC106390541 gene encoding autophagy-related protein 18f-like, translating into MTSQKQQPTTSDAGVVSRSARTSFRAFSNCLRVISSGASTVARSAASAVNRDIVSPNDQVLWAGFDKLEKEDGYTRIRVLLLAFHSGFQIWDVEDTDNVHLIVSAHDGRASFMQMLPNPEALDDMFSVSRPLLAVCGDSSWEENSSIRQSVSDNPGSETVVPTNVHVYSLKSQSYVHTLKFRSIIYTVRCSSRIVAVLQASQIHCFDAKTLEKEYMIVTNSISYGSLGVGYGPLAVGPRWIAYSGSRVADSSSTLFTPELITLPSSSPSVAQFAMESSRQIASGILNIGMKSVGVTNDNVLDEDRIGMVIIKDMISKSVIAQFKAHKSPISALSFDPSGMLLVTASIQGHNINVFRIMPRSTASFVHLFRLQRGFTHAVIQDISFSNDSGLIVISSSRGTSHMFEIDPHRVGKALVPLSAVNRIRSGNISGWMGTMSGAAAAAAGMVGSSLTGAAASSFCYCVEQNKNNRYGSAASDNSSRRSLLVFAPSGCMTQYPVVGSSHEAALGFDFESGSEIEPVQRWSMVQNQSRREMQDQHSDIYGGGTVSDSKSRVFPEIVRNQNAEESWKVTKKEDKHQMYMSEAELQMYQPSRLPLWGRRHFRFQELVLKRDDEESSNGGGGEMEIEGIQTRTIEARTRDLVPAWGYLHSPKSQQVMKESLQSPRNTTLGDHVAPTEDHGGESDPGVVHSKEGSSRSEEESSRSDEDSYISEEETQSKSVHNEEGIAEVKKLTEDEDDEEIH; encoded by the exons atgactTCTCAGAAGCAGCAGCCCACCACTTCCGACGCCGGAGTTGTGTCGCGATCAGCCAGAACCTCCTTTCGTGCTTTCTCCAACTGCCTTCGTGTTATTTCCTCCGGTGCCTCCACCGTTGCTCGTTCCGCCGCTTCCGCCGTTAACCGTGACATTGTATCTCCCAACGATCag GTACTATGGGCGGGGTTTGATAAACTAGAGAAAGAGGATGGCTATACTCGAATAAGAGTTCTTCTACTTGCATTTCACTCTGGTTTCCAAATTTGGGATGTTGAAGATACAGACAACGTCCATCTCATTGTCTCTGCGCATGATGGCCGAGCATCCTTTATGCAAATGCTACCCAACCCGGAGGCCTTAGACGACATGTTTTCTGTGAGCCGTCCGCTTTTGGCTGTGTGTGGTGACTCTTCTTGGGAAGAGAACTCGAGTATAAGACAGAGCGTTTCTGACAACCCTGGAAGCGAAACTGTGGTGCCTACAAATGTGCATGTTTACTCGTTAAAATCTCAGTCCTATGTGCATACGTTGAAGTTTCGGTCTATCATCTATACGGTTAGGTGCAGTTCTCGGATCGTCGCTGTGCTACAAGCATCTCAG ATACATTGCTTTGATGCTAAAACATTGGAGAAGGAATACATGATTGTCACTAACTCCATCTCCTATGGCTCCTTGGGTGTTGGATATGGTCCTCTTGCTGTTGGTCCGCGATGGATTGCTTACAGCGGAAGTCGTGTTGCTGACTCAAGTTCCACACTTTTCACTCCAGAGCTTATCACACTGCCATCGTCATCGCCTAGTGTTGCACAGTTTGCAATGGAATCGAGCAGGCAGATCGCTTCTGGGATCTTGAATATTGGTATGAAAAGCGTTGGAGTTACTAATGACAATGTGCTAGACGAGGATCGCATAGGAAtg GTTATAATCAAAGATATGATAAGCAAAAGCGTTATAGCTCAGTTTAAGGCACACAAGAGTCCTATCTCAGCTCTGAGCTTTGATCCAAGCGGCATGCTTTTGGTGACTGCTTCGATTCAGGGACACAATATTAATGTCTTTAGAATAATGCCGAGAAGCACTGCCTCTTTTGTGCATCTGTTTAGGCTTCAGCGTGGTTTTACTCATGCGGTGATACAAGACATCAGTTTCAGCAATGATAGCGGTTTGATAGTGATTAGCTCTTCAAGAGGGACGAGTCATATGTTTGAGATTGATCCTCATAGAGTGGGGAAAGCTCTGGTTCCTCTATCGGCGGTTAATAGGATAAGAAGCGGAAACATCAGCGGATGGATGGGAACAATGAGCGGTGCTGCAGCTGCAGCTGCTGGAATGGTTGGTAGCTCTCTGACTGGCGCAGCCGCATCGAGTTTCTGTTACTGCGTTGAACAGAATAAGAACAACCGCTATGGTTCTGCTGCTTCTGATAATAGCTCAAGGAGGAGTCTTCTGGTTTTTGCTCCTTCTGGATGTATGACTCAGTATCCTGTTGTGGGTAGTAGTCATGAGGCTGCGTTAGGGTTCGATTTTGAGTCTGGATCAGAGATTGAACCGGTACAAAGGTGGTCCATGGTACAAAACCAGTCTAGAAGAGAGATGCAGGATCAACACAGTGACATATATGGAGGTGGAACAGTTTCTGATTCTAAAAGTAGAGTGTTTCCTGAGATTGTTAGGAACCAGAATGCTGAGGAATCTTGGAAAGTGACTAAGAAAGAGGATAAGCATCAGATGTACATGTCTGAAGCAGAATTGCAAATGTATCAGCCGTCTCGGCTACCGTTATGGGGAAGGCGACAT TTTAGGTTTCAAGAGTTGGTGTTGAAGCGGGATGATGAAGAGAGTAGTAATGGTGGAGGAGGGGAGATGGAGATTGAAGGAATCCAAACTCGAACGATTGAAGCAAGAACAAGAGATTTGGTTCCAGCCTGGGGTTATCTCCACTCTCCAAAATCACAACAAGTTATGAAAGA ATCATTGCAGAGTCCAAGGAATACTACACTAGGTGATCATGTGGCTCCTACAGAGGATCATGGAGGAGAGTCCGACCCCGGAGTTGTACATAGCAAAGAAGGGAGCTCGAGATCAGAAGAAGAGAGTTCGAGATCTGATGAAGATAGCTACATTTCAGAAGAAGAGACCCAAAGCAAGTCTGTACATAATGAAGAAGGTATTGCGGAGGTGAAGAAGCTTACTGAAGATGAGGATGACGAGGAGATTCACTAA